TTCACAGCTCGGctaacaattttaagtaaacgCTTTGCGAACTCGCGAAACTGACAGGCGATGGGGATAACACAGATTGTGTttgaatttttagtattttagtcTGTTTCATGTTCCACGATGATTTTTGTACAGTTACTTTATGAATCTAAGAGTTGTATGTAAACATTAGTTTTGTTAAAAGTTTACTCACATTTAAAGagcataattattttattcttaatatacttaaaataaacgcatgatgaaactttttttaatgtgtacaTTTGAAACATTGcattaataagtatatttatttgcagGTACACGGTTCCTGGGGCCTACCGGCCTTCGTGTGTGACGTGTATATCGCGATGGATGTGACGTCGTCAACCTCCAGCATTTTCAATCTGGTCGCCATATCTGTCGATAGGTAATTAACCATAACCATAACCAAACTGGCTCAGAGCTGAATCAGTCAAGACTTTCGTCCAGCAACAGCGAATTGTTATACGGgatctttgtttttacttggcagtgaaaatttattaatacccTTTTCCATGTTTCCTTAAACACTTGCTCGACTTCTTGATTCCATTAAGGTCTTGTATGAAAATGTGATGACTATATTTATGGGCCTATATAATTAATCTagcctttaattttttttatatataacttattcaTGAACATTAGCGTTGATGTTAAAAATCGGTCTTGACACACCAATCTTGAAATGGAggtatcaaatttaaaatatcattttacaGCCTAAAATACCTTGAAAAGATTTCTCGTACTATATacataactaataatttaatagagatactctgagtgcttttattaattctatttatGTTTCGCTTTTCTCGATATATCGGAAAATATTGGTCTacggaaatatattttcttggaACACATACGACGTTTcaaactttgtaaattaaattattcagtaaagttttttaaacactGTTGGTTAGCATTATTTGCTaaagcaaataatttaaatttgaacacTTTGGTTCCCACTTTCCTATGCGTCTACTTACCTTTTAATAGTTGTCGTTTTTCActcaacatacaaaaatataaagagaCTACGaagtgaaaattttatttgatgatgtatgttttaaattcaataattttgtagGTACATAGCAGTAACCCAACCAATCAAGTACGctaaacacaaaaacaataggCGAGTTTGGTTCACCATTGTCCTGGTGTGGATGATCTCTGCAGCAATAGGAGCGCCCATCGTTCTAGGACTGAATGACACACCAGACAGAAATTACGACGAATGCCTCTTCAACAGCCTCAACTATGTGTTGTATTCGTCGTTGGGGTCTTTCTACATACCCTGTATAATGATGATGTTCctctattacaatatttttaaggtGAGCAAATTCATTTTCTTATTAAGGTGTATCTAGTAAGTTAAGTGTATCGAGTGGtaggattttttaaactttggaaaataacgtaaataaatgatatattacatttactatTACATagactattaatatataatagtctATGAAATAACACAAACGAATTCGCATATAGAGCGTTAAGGCAGTACAGTGACCTATTTTAACAGGCTTTAAGAAACCGTGCCAAGAAACAGAGAGCAGCCAAGAAGCCTCCGATATCAGGTGAACCAACAGGAACCACAGCTGCCGTGGTTATCGAAAACGTAGCTCAAACTAGACAGTTGGAGACAGCTATAGATGAAAGACCGACAAATACAGGCTCTGGCAGCAATGAAGATGACCATGAAGATAGGTAATTAACAATATGATATTTGACAATATGGAAAtaactgttattaaataatgagaATAGATGGCTTAAGGACTAAAACTTAGTGCTGGAGTCAGTATatccaaatattatttaccatTCTAAAATTTGTAATCTATATGCGTTTCAGAGATATTTGTctcaaatttatatatgtatagatttGTCCTGAtccaagttttataataatcattctAAGTCTAATTCTGTCTGTCGTCAGCCTTCAAGTATACAtttcgtaaaatatttcaaattttaccAGGTAGGTATCGTAATGTTACAACCGCAtctgattttaaaacaataacgtGATAATTTTCAAACATATCAGAACTAAAATGTGTGTTTTAAACCAGATCTAAaacttttcataaaattaacgACACATCGCTACAATAATCAAGCTTAACTTAGCATTAAACCTGaacataatgtttatatacgcatatatatatactgggGTCCCGAGAGATTTGGAAAATCCTTTTTACACTGAATTATGTTACCATTGTCATTGATAATTACAAAAGTGacatattaaagttttatctatatttccATTAGTTTCGACAAGCGGTCTGTTGAGATGGAGGTATACACGGAAGAGTGTCACGTGATTCCTAACGATAAATCCACTGAATTCATGTTAGCCACACTAACTGAACAAAGCACTAGGTGAGTATATTGTTTACACACTTTTTTTAGCTTTATCTAACTTAAACAAAACttcttaacaatatttaaactcAATATATAATTGAGTCATAGGTATAATGCGtttgtaaataatcatttaaaaagtgttgagaatattataactgaaaattatttgttatgatTCCTAAAAGTAAATAGAGATTTTAAGGTGTTTACAATCTTTCAGAACCCCGAGAAAAAAGGTAAAACCCCAAACCATTCAGGATCCAAACGGAAACAACGACTCCGGGTATGCTCCCTCCAATCTGGAGGATACTATTAGGGAACACATGACCCCTCCAGGGTCTCCCCCAGTAAAAGATGCCACTGTACTGAGAAATATGGCCTGTGATACGTGGAAGAAGAATGGCAAGAGACTTGAACCGGATACAAGGTAAGGGAAGGCTGCCagttaaattatgttactGAAAACTCACTCTACAATTTTAGCTAATGTACCGGGAATTCATCTCTTTCAaacttttgaattaaaatacaatcatTAGCtactgatatatatattaattgtcacTCTTTAACCCTAAGATtagcttttatatttatgtaattattgttttttagtttagttttgttgttgttgttatatgttatttctattaattatttttgcacttcttgtgctttaccctctgtaggttttaattttccatactagagttgcctggaagaaatagCTTGTTAGCAATAAGGCCGCCCATTGcctaatgttatttatttatgtgaatgtttaagtgttaaatgtaCATGTATTCATTAGACTTTTAAttaccaatttaaaaaaaacacattcgATTCTCAGATGCGCGTCAATCGCTTTTCGTTCTGAAGATGACCTGGGGTCCAGTCACTACGACCTCCGAGATGGCACAAATAGTAAAAAAGAAAGGAAAGCAAGCTCCACGGCCAGGTTCACTATCTACAAAGCGAATAAAGCAAGCAAGAAGAAACGAGAAAAGTCCTCCGCGAAAAAGGAAAGAAAAGCAACTAAGACACTGGCTATAGTTTTAGGTACATGTTTTGACGTTATATTCTAGTAATAgcaatgaaattatattatttttaacaaaaaattagaaatatatcctatcattaattttactacttttactaattatactacctgagacactaagaaatgaaaaaaagatacatctaatataataagatacaagatacatttacaaacaaactaaaaaaacttcttatacgtaaatgagtacctagaagataaaaatatagcttaatttcatgattattaatccctaaatattcaaaattaaataaataaataaaaatgttattctatgaaattggtactagcctggagtgtgaagttttatgtgctattttgttgctattaattatgttatataggttttgtaatgcctttttttgctgtgccctaacagggtccataatattgtacctagctttaagcctcataaacatcttttgtaacgttatggaatgcaaataaatacatgaatacataaTCAGGTCAGGAAGTAaccatatctatatttatagatattctTGAACTAAGCAATATCCACAAACAatgaaaagtaaaataaaccaAGGTAGAATTAAAAACCAGACGCATAAATATGAATAGTTCTACCCACATTATAACGCCGATCGGGTAttggaaatttaatatattatttctttaaaaaactttcATTGAATAACTTTTACCCCAAAAAACTATTCATATGATCGAAAACTTGACACAAACGGAAATccgaaatatatttcaaatgttttttctATAGGTGAGAAACTCTTAAGTGGTTCGCCTATTTCAAAAGGGAAGCTGTTAAAACTTGTTTCGAGTTTCCAAGTATTTGCGAGGAACAAAATTACTTATATCGAATCTAAGTTCACACCTTTTCACAAATGATTCAAGAGTTGCGAAGTGTTAACTTGCGATATCTAAGAACCTTGTAAACTCGACGAAATCTTCAAAATTAACAGCCAATTTAATGACCTTTCTCTAActttattcttaattaaaataaattaaaattttcctcTGTTATAcgtaactttattaatttgttcaaGTTAGTTGTTTTGGATTCGTTTTTCCATTTCCactaaatttttgaaaatagaaattGATATCATGttttttaattcgtttttaaatttttgttttaaacatctactgtagtatttatatttacaggtGTGTTCCTCTTCTGCTGGACACCGTTTTTCACCTGCAACGTACTGGACGCGATTTGCGCTAAATTTGGTCTTCAGTTCACACCGGGAGTCACCGTCTTCATTCTCAACACTTGGCTAGGATATATCAACTCCTTCCTCAACCCAGTTATCTACACGATATTTAACCCAGAGTTTAGAAAAGCCTTCCGGAAAATCTTGAAGTGCAGCACCTAGCGTCTGGATTACGTGGTCGTCTTCGCTCAGTAGTTCAATTAGAAATATTAGAAGGCATGAGCAATTTTATTTGGCTATCAAAAGacgaaatataaatgattgtaatataaatataaagtctctcttattaaaattgcattataaattaaacgcTAACAACGAACACTATGGACGGCGGCCATATTGTgatcatttataaatagcaTATCGACTGCTTTAGCATAACCGTTTTCTCCAACTAGTTTTGTAACTATCTACAAGTAGTTTTTCCTGTAAGATTAGCTATGtaaaaagatatttgtatTCTGTCCTATAACgcttaacattaaaatatgctTATGTCTCAGAGAGCGACGTCACGATGGGATGGTTGTATGGAATAAATAATCCGGAAACaacaaaagaatataaaagaaaagaaCTCAGTAAATAAACTACGTTAGCGCGTCCTTTGTATTTCAAAGCGGAGTGGAAAACAGAATATAGAACTTTCCACCTCTCTCAAGACAGAGAGTTATAGTAAAGCTTTAACTATACCCATCAGTATTACTACAATAACTCCTAAAAAATAacttctaaatttaattatagttaataacTTGCCAAAAGTTTATACGCTTCCCATTTCTTTAAGGTtgtgattttatttcataatgtaCGTGTTATGTgtgttttaagtttataataattcgtAAGTGTTCAAAAATTAACGATTCAATCAGAAATAAGATTAACTCTGGAAATACTTAAAACATGGATCTCTTTTGCAAgaccttttaaaaaaagtaatattaaattacttttttatttactcacCACACGGGtactatatacattatatatactttagaAACTTAactattaaatcaaaagtacACTCAAATCTAGTTTTTAcacattcaatatttatttttctaaacaaTTAGGATTAGATTAATTgatatctactataataaaaaaaaatatttatgaagtcAATGCACGGCGTGATTTGAAGTTTGTAAATACGATAACTATATAATTTGATCATATCAAAAATTGTGAATAATCtctataaatttgaatttataaggTCCTGTTAGAAACTAGTCTATCTACGAAACATAATccaataagttttattattatgccGATgcgacattttataaatacatatatagttaatatatgtattattattatacctcGTAACATGTAACCTTTTTTAGGCATTTAAGTCGCGAGGTTTGTATTGAACTATCTCAACTATGTAATTAACCAATTAGCATAAAGCTTATACATCAAATAAGCTGAATTTATTAGATTGtatatattaaccaatctttaaATCGTACAAATTAAAGCATTTGTTCTCACACACTCTTTGTCAGACCAAAACTCTTCTGTCAAAGAGTGTTCATGCTGtgaaattcattattattagtgGTATATCAAACATTGTATTTAAACTGATAAGTGTTTATTAGGgggttaatgtaaaatatatattatttaattttttaaatataattattcaaacaGCTCACGCTTCAGtggatttatataaaattactttagaccaaagattatttacatattcaggtcataagaattaaatattgtgatttaattttaattatgctcaattatttaaatactccAAATGTAACTCAATGTTCCTTGTATTctatacagtttatatgtttacgtatattaatttatttcacccTTAACTTCATTCTTTATTGCTAATTGTGTTTAACTGCGATATAAACTTAACTAGAGTTTTATATAggctaaatatttaaaagtatccTGATAATAGCTATGTATAAAAgctcaatattttaaataaatgagatTCTTATGCAATAATGTAGCGTAAGTGTTAGTCGCgccaaatttaaatgtaaatatttggagtaatttgtaaattgtaacatttagttaaatatcAGACAACTCgtaggtaaaataaaaataatttcataagcAGATggtaactttaaatatatccttaaaatatgtttctttTTAAGTATTAGTTAAAATGTGTTGTGATTTATTTGTGTATACTAAATTAACTCAAATACCTAACGAACATTATACTATCGTGTATTAGTAATTGTACAGGTAGCGTTTGAACTTTCTATGCAAAATTGTGatgattacaaatatattactctgtttttaaacgatttgttttattgtatcgTCTTGCtccaaaacaatatttatgaaagATAATTAGATAATCTATAATCAaagattaatttaacaaagcTTACATCGATGGCATTTTTAGGTCCAGATTCGATattacctaggtaacactaaaaatgtttagataatgaaaaatagcttaatgtagaaaattgccaatatttttattgtttttcaaattaatctccgttcctctctacacatcgtcccATTaaatggaaccactgagaaaagcagtgctGAGAAGATTGCATTCTTCCTTAAGGGCCACTTCTTCTTATAttcattttcgtacgctttcccgcatcttcagggcttgTAAAGCGCTTGTAAagttgggaataaatgaaagtcgcgccaggtcaggactgtatggcatataactcattatctcgacacctacCATAGTCACatactgtccttccatcttctagcacaactatcgcgaaatgacctttccaactaaagaatgaggcaatcgTCTTTTTGCCTTGACTTCTTCCTctctttaccttagttggctgatcctcgaaaggaaacacccactgagctgattgccatttggtttcgggttcgtagcaatatatccaattttcatcacctgtgaggatgtcaaatacagcatttgagtcaccgctgTTAAACCAATCTagcatttggcgacaccagtccatgcgaaggtgtttctcgtcgtcggttaaagtatgggaaATGAAACccttaaaccaattgtaaatagtgacacgagatggggcttcattaaggaATGCTAATCGCAGGCTATAATAGCTCTGAGTAAGCTTGTAGAGTAAGCCCACAGcgaaattcataataaatcattgaaaattttctcgcgttagggtattttcacgtgtaacaagagttttagatttgccgccaatacgaaaacaaatgaatgcaatatactgcatacaaatatataatgcattaggttaccaaagagatataaaaatgcaattcaaaaaagttttcattagcaatgttttcattataactcgccagttctaaacagtgttacccacgtatatgTTCACCCATTCAactattacttaataaattgcGTAATCATACAGAAAGTAGAAGTTTTTTTCCCAATTTCGTATAAAATTTCATGCTAAACATAACGTAACATaactaaaactttttgtttgaAGAACTTGAATAGAGCTTGCGATGTATTTAGAATACCATTCATATATACTTAATAGTGATACGTACATACACGACGTAACTAACATGAAATCAATTTCtagtatttaatgttaattaatatgtcACGAGATTTAAGAGATAATGTACACTTCTTGAAGTTTCCTCAGCTAAGATGGTAACAAgtcaatttcaaattaaaatgcatttgAGTAgcgcttttatttaatattcttaccAGGCACCGCCGTATCCAACATAAAAACTTCCCATTCGTCAGTTTCTGTCAAATCTGTATATCGCTGTCAAAAAAGATAAAGAGCGgtgttttattaacaaaaatggaTTTTATGACTAAACCGGTTCTTACATACattgtttacattaaaaatgcaGATTTATTTCTTGCTCACGTTCCTCACGTTGACTTACCAATATatactactaatattataaataagttcgttcgtttgtttgttttgttaaatgcaaaaattttaacaactactgcttaatttaaatatcttgtTGATTCTAAAAACGTAGGACCTAGTTATGGATGAaacctataaatattaaaagctttcGCTAAAacttggttttaaaaattgctatATATAAACAGCACagaatttcatatataaagagaaaatgtaaactagaattaaatatacaaagagGACCAAAGATAACGAAGTTCCAGCACTAAGTAGAAACAAAAGTATTGCGACTGAAATCCAAGTAGTGTTCCCCACAAAAGGTAGCTGCTGAATTTTATATGAACCGTGTTCATGTCACATGCAAACTTTGTTCACaccaaaaatgtataattctGAAACTGGAATGAAAATGGAAGAAAGGAATCTGGGCGGGAAGATTCCTTTTGAATATCAGATTATGCAAAAATGAAATTACTTTGAGTTCTAAGAAAGCGGATTCAGGATATTTGAGAGTGtagacattattattatatatgcatATGGTATGTTAGGTATAGCTTCAGTCAGTATTTTACATAGAAAGGTTTAGATAGAACAGATGGAATCTTATATTGTGAACACGTgcttagtatattatatattttttaagaccattacataatatactatCAGGCGTTATACAtctgatattttataaattcttcCACCAATCGTTATATAAACCAAATTCATCCAATCCATTTAATTTGccgaatataattaaaaatgaaatagatTCTAAGTGATTGGTCTTTGCTAAGTAAATTCCACTTCGGAGTAACCTTAAGATGTTTCATTTAATGTAATGACTTCTTTCCAACTATTTGAGAAGCTCTTGCATGAATACTAAATGTCGTTCCTTAACGTTGAGAAtacgtaatattttgtatttgccGACTGTTTTatactacaataaaaataccatatttaactttgtttataGCCTTTAAAAAAGCTCGCAAGATACAGTTATTTACGTCCCCTAGCCTAAGGTAGTTCTAACCATTTCTTGCATGACCaccgaaacgtcgaaaaataaattatcaatttctATAAGTGCCATTCAGTTGCCGAAATTATCTTCCATAGAACATAAGTATTGTGCTAATGTTACTCTTTTTGGAGAACGtaaaatcaatgaaataatgtaaataatgcaATATTAAGATCATTTCCTTGATACCTTGTCTACTTCCTTCTGTTATGTTTGACACACAAATGTATGTTGTTGTCTGCtgtcatattatttttcgGTGAATTTTCAATACTCCAACTGTAAAGGCAGATTTCAATGTTACCTTAGAAGGTAGCTCGCGGGACGGGGCAGGTATcctctgtatatatataacatgacATTATTGATCCCGGGTGAAGCTAGGTGCTTGAATATGAGTGACTTTCTATCAAAATGTGCTTTTCTGGCTCTATTGTTGGATGGAACCGGACGACAGCTTCAACTTTTGGCCTTAACGTTTGGTGCAAAGTagaaaagtactttatttaactgtGCCGTACaagtaacaatttttataatgatttaaatttggCTAAATATTATCTCAATCAATTAAAAGACAACCAaaccaattataatttacaataataaaaaatataataattaacttaacaTTCATGAAGTACTTACaaatgttgtttattataCTTTCTATGTACTAAATCTAACAACTGCATTTAgggttaattaaatgttaaggACTAGTAATAAGTTAACtcattgaattataaaaaataggttTATTATGGTAAGAGAAAATTCgtattgtaaatgtaaatgctaaaatttaaaatgtttatacctTAAACCAGCCGCTGGTATAATAGCCGAGTTGTCTCGAAGTCCGAAGTCAATTTCAGGCATATTGTCCACAGAGAAAAGATTCATCTTCAGTTAATGTACTTCATATTACATGGAAAGCCATTGTGCCTGGGTTTAAAGAATTAGGACCATTCTTATATCAATCCAGTTGAGAATATTCTTAGAATTGATTTCTTCTTTGATTCTCTACAGCTTTACTGGagttttaaaagtaatgtataacttaaaaaatatacaagaatggcttttaatataaactagGTCGCTGAATGGTAAGAGTCACCTTATtagtatacattatacattacaGGCACGAGCGTTTAATGTAATAAGGGGagacatacatacatttcttGTGGCTGGGTCATTGATTATTTCAGGTATGTTCTTAAGCATTCATTACCTATTTTAttcagtaattaataaatgtttttttcttttttataaagctAAGTATGCCTTAAAATACTACACGTAATTTTGTTACGGAGTCCAACCCAAGTTCCGCTTCGTTAGACTATACTAAGCTTTATATTGAGACccaattttcataaatatctcTTAACGCAAATCTAAGTGAAAAGAACCATTTTACTTAATACATAAGGTGcagaaaatatttgaaaaacctTTGTA
This is a stretch of genomic DNA from Pieris brassicae chromosome 1, ilPieBrab1.1, whole genome shotgun sequence. It encodes these proteins:
- the LOC123714267 gene encoding dopamine D2-like receptor isoform X1; translated protein: MTNLPNRNSSRLYSKHDRNIEGTKYKDVENKTKDPSEFMMLVDDFSDYFYGNASHDVFIAHNQTLEVLNDVYSNCTFNGTFNVSCFGRVETVPQYNYWGLLLLIFPFFTLFGNVLVIMSVVRERTLQTVTNYFIVSLAVADLLVAVVVMPFGVYYLVHGSWGLPAFVCDVYIAMDVTSSTSSIFNLVAISVDRYIAVTQPIKYAKHKNNRRVWFTIVLVWMISAAIGAPIVLGLNDTPDRNYDECLFNSLNYVLYSSLGSFYIPCIMMMFLYYNIFKALRNRAKKQRAAKKPPISGEPTGTTAAVVIENVAQTRQLETAIDERPTNTGSGSNEDDHEDSFDKRSVEMEVYTEECHVIPNDKSTEFMLATLTEQSTRTPRKKVKPQTIQDPNGNNDSGYAPSNLEDTIREHMTPPGSPPVKDATVLRNMACDTWKKNGKRLEPDTRCASIAFRSEDDLGSSHYDLRDGTNSKKERKASSTARFTIYKANKASKKKREKSSAKKERKATKTLAIVLGVFLFCWTPFFTCNVLDAICAKFGLQFTPGVTVFILNTWLGYINSFLNPVIYTIFNPEFRKAFRKILKCST
- the LOC123714267 gene encoding dopamine D2-like receptor isoform X2, translated to MDVTSSTSSIFNLVAISVDRYIAVTQPIKYAKHKNNRRVWFTIVLVWMISAAIGAPIVLGLNDTPDRNYDECLFNSLNYVLYSSLGSFYIPCIMMMFLYYNIFKALRNRAKKQRAAKKPPISGEPTGTTAAVVIENVAQTRQLETAIDERPTNTGSGSNEDDHEDSFDKRSVEMEVYTEECHVIPNDKSTEFMLATLTEQSTRTPRKKVKPQTIQDPNGNNDSGYAPSNLEDTIREHMTPPGSPPVKDATVLRNMACDTWKKNGKRLEPDTRCASIAFRSEDDLGSSHYDLRDGTNSKKERKASSTARFTIYKANKASKKKREKSSAKKERKATKTLAIVLGVFLFCWTPFFTCNVLDAICAKFGLQFTPGVTVFILNTWLGYINSFLNPVIYTIFNPEFRKAFRKILKCST